Proteins from one Erpetoichthys calabaricus chromosome 11, fErpCal1.3, whole genome shotgun sequence genomic window:
- the bhlha15 gene encoding class A basic helix-loop-helix protein 15 isoform X2 yields MGRSGGSPVLRHKKPEELHSHRDDEVTFKGGQVGRYEAVPIMKSKGKASKFSRRSSIEADRELQVAEPDTDGPRPRRKAASEDATPSARRRRPLSSCKERNARRLESNERERHRMHKLNNAFQALREAIPHVKTDKKLSKIETLTLAKNYIKSLTGIILDMSSGVLPAAVAGDSAGASRLMQSRRPELDEAGGERLAQYLTQITGYREGS; encoded by the exons ATGGGAAGGAGTGGAGGATCACCGGTCTTAAGGCACAAAAAGCCAGAGGAGCTGCATAGCCACAGGGACGACGAGGTGACATTTAAAGGAGGACAAGTCGGAAGGTATGAAGCAG TCCCCATCATGAAGTCCAAAGGCAAAGCCTCCAAATTCAGCCGCAGGTCCTCCATCGAGGCCGATCGGGAGCTGCAGGTGGCAGAGCCGGACACCGACGGACCAAGACCGCGAAGGAAGGCCGCCAGCGAGGACGCGACGCCGAGTGCCCGACGCAGGAGGCCCCTGAGCAGCTGCAAGGAGCGCAACGCCCGGCGGCTGGAGAGCAACGAGCGCGAGCGCCACCGAATGCACAAACTCAACAACGCGTTCCAGGCGCTGCGGGAGGCGATCCCGCACGTCAAGACGGACAAGAAGCTCTCGAAAATCGAGACCCTCACCTTAGCCAAGAACTACATTAAGTCCCTTACCGGCATCATCCTGGACATGTCCAGCGGCGTCCTGCCCGCGGCGGTGGCCGGCGACAGCGCAGGCGCCTCCCGACTCATGCAGTCCCGCCGGCCCGAGCTGGACGAGGCCGGCGGCGAGCGCTTGGCTCAGTACCTGACACAGATCACCGGCTACCGGGAGGGCAGCTGA
- the bhlha15 gene encoding class A basic helix-loop-helix protein 15 isoform X1, with translation MGGESEINRKHLKATLWTRGANPHLAALRSTCEVCRPPPLSSPAPSIGLSPACWHLCDRRSVLSPPRTVPIMKSKGKASKFSRRSSIEADRELQVAEPDTDGPRPRRKAASEDATPSARRRRPLSSCKERNARRLESNERERHRMHKLNNAFQALREAIPHVKTDKKLSKIETLTLAKNYIKSLTGIILDMSSGVLPAAVAGDSAGASRLMQSRRPELDEAGGERLAQYLTQITGYREGS, from the exons ATGGGCGGGGAGTCCGAAATCAATCGGAAGCATCTTAAGGCGACTTTGTGGACACGTGGAGCAAACCCGCACCTGGCAGCTCTGCGGAGCACCTGCGAGGTGTGCCGCCCGCCCCCTTTGTCCTCGCCTGCTCCATCGATCGGTTTGTCGCCTGCTTGTTGGCACCTTTGTGACCGCAGGTCTGTCCTGTCGCCACCCCGCACAG TCCCCATCATGAAGTCCAAAGGCAAAGCCTCCAAATTCAGCCGCAGGTCCTCCATCGAGGCCGATCGGGAGCTGCAGGTGGCAGAGCCGGACACCGACGGACCAAGACCGCGAAGGAAGGCCGCCAGCGAGGACGCGACGCCGAGTGCCCGACGCAGGAGGCCCCTGAGCAGCTGCAAGGAGCGCAACGCCCGGCGGCTGGAGAGCAACGAGCGCGAGCGCCACCGAATGCACAAACTCAACAACGCGTTCCAGGCGCTGCGGGAGGCGATCCCGCACGTCAAGACGGACAAGAAGCTCTCGAAAATCGAGACCCTCACCTTAGCCAAGAACTACATTAAGTCCCTTACCGGCATCATCCTGGACATGTCCAGCGGCGTCCTGCCCGCGGCGGTGGCCGGCGACAGCGCAGGCGCCTCCCGACTCATGCAGTCCCGCCGGCCCGAGCTGGACGAGGCCGGCGGCGAGCGCTTGGCTCAGTACCTGACACAGATCACCGGCTACCGGGAGGGCAGCTGA